The proteins below come from a single Ictalurus furcatus strain D&B chromosome 15, Billie_1.0, whole genome shotgun sequence genomic window:
- the ube2j2 gene encoding ubiquitin-conjugating enzyme E2 J2 isoform X3 — translation MTMSSNIKKRAPATATQRLRQDYLRIKKDPVPYICAEPLPSNILEWRYVVWGPEKTPYEGGYYHGKLVFPREFPFKPPSIYMITPNGRFKCNTRLCLSITDFHPDTWNPAWSVSTILTGLLSFMLEKGPTLGSIETSDSTKRQLASQSLAFNIKDEVFCELFPDVVEEIKQKQQLQEKLSSRSQALPLPDVVPNAGAQNGRPAQNGHAPAGMAPPPDLRQVNRNHGRLGGAVANLFVIVGFAAFAYTVKYVLRSIAQE, via the exons atgacg atGAGCAGCAATATTAAAAAGAGAGCCCCTGCGACAGCGACACAGAGATTAAGACAGGATTACCTGCGAATAAAGAAAGATCCTGTCCCATACATATGTGCAGAACCGCTCCCTTCGAACATACTGGAATG GCGCTATGTTGTCTGGGGTCCTGAGAAAACGCCCTATGAAG GCGGTTATTATCACGGGAAGCTCGTATTCCCTAGAGAGTTCCCGTTCAAACCACCGAGCATATACATGATCACACCCAACGGCAGGTTTAAATGCAACACAAG ATTGTGTCTCTCCATCACGGATTTTCACCCGGACACGTGGAACCCGGCGTGGTCGGTGTCCACCATCCTCACTGGCCTCCTGAGCTTCATGTTGGAGAAAGGTCCCACTCTGGGCAGCATAGAAACGTCCGATTCTACC AAGAGACAGCTCGCCTCACAGAGCCTCGCTTTTAACATTAAGGACGAAGTGTTCTGCGAGCTGTTCCCGGATGTCGTCGAA GAGATCAAGCAGAAGCAACAACTGCAAGAAAAGCTGAGTTCCCGCTCTCAGGCCCTGCCTCTGCCCGACGTCGTGCCCAACGCCGGGGCCCAGAACGGACGCCCGGCCCAGAACGGACACGCGCCTGCTGGGATGGCCCCACCCCCTGACCTCCGGCAGGTCAACCGCAACCACGGACGCCTAGGAGGAGCGGTCGCGAACCTGTTCGTCATCGTCGGCTTTGCCGCGTTCGCCTACACGGTCAAGTATGTGCTGCGGAGCATCGCCCAGGAATAA
- the ube2j2 gene encoding ubiquitin-conjugating enzyme E2 J2 isoform X4: protein MSSNIKKRAPATATQRLRQDYLRIKKDPVPYICAEPLPSNILEWRYVVWGPEKTPYEGGYYHGKLVFPREFPFKPPSIYMITPNGRFKCNTRLCLSITDFHPDTWNPAWSVSTILTGLLSFMLEKGPTLGSIETSDSTKRQLASQSLAFNIKDEVFCELFPDVVEEIKQKQQLQEKLSSRSQALPLPDVVPNAGAQNGRPAQNGHAPAGMAPPPDLRQVNRNHGRLGGAVANLFVIVGFAAFAYTVKYVLRSIAQE, encoded by the exons atGAGCAGCAATATTAAAAAGAGAGCCCCTGCGACAGCGACACAGAGATTAAGACAGGATTACCTGCGAATAAAGAAAGATCCTGTCCCATACATATGTGCAGAACCGCTCCCTTCGAACATACTGGAATG GCGCTATGTTGTCTGGGGTCCTGAGAAAACGCCCTATGAAG GCGGTTATTATCACGGGAAGCTCGTATTCCCTAGAGAGTTCCCGTTCAAACCACCGAGCATATACATGATCACACCCAACGGCAGGTTTAAATGCAACACAAG ATTGTGTCTCTCCATCACGGATTTTCACCCGGACACGTGGAACCCGGCGTGGTCGGTGTCCACCATCCTCACTGGCCTCCTGAGCTTCATGTTGGAGAAAGGTCCCACTCTGGGCAGCATAGAAACGTCCGATTCTACC AAGAGACAGCTCGCCTCACAGAGCCTCGCTTTTAACATTAAGGACGAAGTGTTCTGCGAGCTGTTCCCGGATGTCGTCGAA GAGATCAAGCAGAAGCAACAACTGCAAGAAAAGCTGAGTTCCCGCTCTCAGGCCCTGCCTCTGCCCGACGTCGTGCCCAACGCCGGGGCCCAGAACGGACGCCCGGCCCAGAACGGACACGCGCCTGCTGGGATGGCCCCACCCCCTGACCTCCGGCAGGTCAACCGCAACCACGGACGCCTAGGAGGAGCGGTCGCGAACCTGTTCGTCATCGTCGGCTTTGCCGCGTTCGCCTACACGGTCAAGTATGTGCTGCGGAGCATCGCCCAGGAATAA
- the ube2j2 gene encoding ubiquitin-conjugating enzyme E2 J2 isoform X1 encodes MNEMSSNIKKRAPATATQRLRQDYLRIKKDPVPYICAEPLPSNILEWRYVVWGPEKTPYEGGYYHGKLVFPREFPFKPPSIYMITPNGRFKCNTRLCLSITDFHPDTWNPAWSVSTILTGLLSFMLEKGPTLGSIETSDSTKRQLASQSLAFNIKDEVFCELFPDVVEEIKQKQQLQEKLSSRSQALPLPDVVPNAGAQNGRPAQNGHAPAGMAPPPDLRQVNRNHGRLGGAVANLFVIVGFAAFAYTVKYVLRSIAQE; translated from the exons atgaatgag atGAGCAGCAATATTAAAAAGAGAGCCCCTGCGACAGCGACACAGAGATTAAGACAGGATTACCTGCGAATAAAGAAAGATCCTGTCCCATACATATGTGCAGAACCGCTCCCTTCGAACATACTGGAATG GCGCTATGTTGTCTGGGGTCCTGAGAAAACGCCCTATGAAG GCGGTTATTATCACGGGAAGCTCGTATTCCCTAGAGAGTTCCCGTTCAAACCACCGAGCATATACATGATCACACCCAACGGCAGGTTTAAATGCAACACAAG ATTGTGTCTCTCCATCACGGATTTTCACCCGGACACGTGGAACCCGGCGTGGTCGGTGTCCACCATCCTCACTGGCCTCCTGAGCTTCATGTTGGAGAAAGGTCCCACTCTGGGCAGCATAGAAACGTCCGATTCTACC AAGAGACAGCTCGCCTCACAGAGCCTCGCTTTTAACATTAAGGACGAAGTGTTCTGCGAGCTGTTCCCGGATGTCGTCGAA GAGATCAAGCAGAAGCAACAACTGCAAGAAAAGCTGAGTTCCCGCTCTCAGGCCCTGCCTCTGCCCGACGTCGTGCCCAACGCCGGGGCCCAGAACGGACGCCCGGCCCAGAACGGACACGCGCCTGCTGGGATGGCCCCACCCCCTGACCTCCGGCAGGTCAACCGCAACCACGGACGCCTAGGAGGAGCGGTCGCGAACCTGTTCGTCATCGTCGGCTTTGCCGCGTTCGCCTACACGGTCAAGTATGTGCTGCGGAGCATCGCCCAGGAATAA
- the ube2j2 gene encoding ubiquitin-conjugating enzyme E2 J2 isoform X2 gives MNMSSNIKKRAPATATQRLRQDYLRIKKDPVPYICAEPLPSNILEWRYVVWGPEKTPYEGGYYHGKLVFPREFPFKPPSIYMITPNGRFKCNTRLCLSITDFHPDTWNPAWSVSTILTGLLSFMLEKGPTLGSIETSDSTKRQLASQSLAFNIKDEVFCELFPDVVEEIKQKQQLQEKLSSRSQALPLPDVVPNAGAQNGRPAQNGHAPAGMAPPPDLRQVNRNHGRLGGAVANLFVIVGFAAFAYTVKYVLRSIAQE, from the exons atgaat atGAGCAGCAATATTAAAAAGAGAGCCCCTGCGACAGCGACACAGAGATTAAGACAGGATTACCTGCGAATAAAGAAAGATCCTGTCCCATACATATGTGCAGAACCGCTCCCTTCGAACATACTGGAATG GCGCTATGTTGTCTGGGGTCCTGAGAAAACGCCCTATGAAG GCGGTTATTATCACGGGAAGCTCGTATTCCCTAGAGAGTTCCCGTTCAAACCACCGAGCATATACATGATCACACCCAACGGCAGGTTTAAATGCAACACAAG ATTGTGTCTCTCCATCACGGATTTTCACCCGGACACGTGGAACCCGGCGTGGTCGGTGTCCACCATCCTCACTGGCCTCCTGAGCTTCATGTTGGAGAAAGGTCCCACTCTGGGCAGCATAGAAACGTCCGATTCTACC AAGAGACAGCTCGCCTCACAGAGCCTCGCTTTTAACATTAAGGACGAAGTGTTCTGCGAGCTGTTCCCGGATGTCGTCGAA GAGATCAAGCAGAAGCAACAACTGCAAGAAAAGCTGAGTTCCCGCTCTCAGGCCCTGCCTCTGCCCGACGTCGTGCCCAACGCCGGGGCCCAGAACGGACGCCCGGCCCAGAACGGACACGCGCCTGCTGGGATGGCCCCACCCCCTGACCTCCGGCAGGTCAACCGCAACCACGGACGCCTAGGAGGAGCGGTCGCGAACCTGTTCGTCATCGTCGGCTTTGCCGCGTTCGCCTACACGGTCAAGTATGTGCTGCGGAGCATCGCCCAGGAATAA